A portion of the Phycisphaerales bacterium genome contains these proteins:
- a CDS encoding aminotransferase class IV — MIVYLNGQYLPAADAHVSVFDRGFLFGDGVYEGVRVFDGTVICPDRHVSRMAGGLAEGRVHWDPRQLPAICLELCRRNGLANAFMYVQVTRGTPPPGEPVRARTMRAQGEPTVFAFATPQPAMDHYAEPPTTTLALVEDRRWDRGHLKSISLLGNVLAAYEAQAQGAQEVAMHKGGLLTEACASNIIISVDGQLATPSLDSASILEGATRARCLALDPAIVERPVGVDELLRADEVMLVGTTSIVTSALSIDGKPVGDGRVGPQARRLLELVMDDCRSQVEAAKEALAVG, encoded by the coding sequence GTGATCGTCTACCTCAACGGCCAGTACCTCCCCGCCGCCGACGCACACGTCAGCGTGTTCGACCGCGGCTTCCTCTTCGGCGATGGCGTCTACGAGGGCGTCCGCGTCTTCGACGGCACCGTCATCTGCCCCGACCGCCACGTGAGCCGGATGGCCGGCGGGCTGGCCGAGGGCCGGGTGCACTGGGATCCGCGCCAGCTCCCGGCGATCTGCCTGGAGCTCTGCCGCCGCAACGGGCTGGCCAACGCGTTCATGTACGTCCAGGTCACCCGCGGCACGCCGCCCCCCGGCGAGCCCGTCCGGGCCCGGACCATGAGGGCCCAGGGCGAGCCCACCGTCTTCGCCTTCGCCACGCCCCAGCCGGCGATGGACCACTACGCCGAGCCGCCCACCACGACCCTCGCCCTGGTCGAGGACCGCCGCTGGGACCGCGGCCACCTCAAGAGCATCAGCCTGCTGGGCAACGTGCTGGCCGCCTACGAGGCACAGGCCCAGGGTGCCCAGGAGGTCGCCATGCACAAGGGCGGCCTGCTCACCGAGGCCTGCGCTTCGAACATCATCATCTCGGTCGATGGCCAGCTTGCGACCCCCTCGCTCGACAGCGCCTCCATCCTCGAGGGCGCGACCCGGGCCCGCTGCCTGGCCCTGGACCCGGCAATCGTCGAGCGGCCGGTGGGCGTCGACGAGTTGCTGCGGGCCGACGAGGTCATGCTCGTGGGCACCACCAGCATCGTCACCAGCGCCCTGAGCATCGACGGCAAGCCGGTGGGCGACGGACGCGTCGGCCCGCAGGCCCGCCGCCTGCTGGAGCTGGTGATGGACGACTGCCGGAGCCAGGTGGAAGCCGCCAAAGAAGCCCTCGCGGTCGGCTGA
- a CDS encoding GC-type dockerin domain-anchored protein produces MRPLRAFALSTATLGLASTVLAQCEPQTLEPLGMPEGGNFGRVSMDDQFLFVGNPGEPTLCPDPFDCATGALHVFQLDADGLWQRTQHIVPPDITLASGFGGSFSRDGDRLLVGAGGAMVDGEKSGKAYLYEYDGQQWNEVYQFVPREPRFLLGFGGSATLRDDAALFYQAESPGSVLLYEESSEGWVFVDEVVSPLPASAGFGGSIAMHQQWVFIGASVDDTEVDLGGSVFVYRRVPGEGLEFVQRIIPPDIASMPRFGPAFGSTIHLDGGTLAIAGRGADRTYENQGVIYLYELRDDRWQLTQELTHEPAGENHTLGIRMDLDGDTLIAGTEEDVWLQTGAAYVFRRGPDGVWSQAARIDPDGRLGRFGLGVATNGNRAAVSAPDAFFGGFSVGLVHAYDLACFDCAPDLDLDGALTIYDFLSFLNLFEDGEAAADFDGDGELTVFDFLAFQDAFQAGCPE; encoded by the coding sequence ATGAGACCCCTCCGAGCCTTCGCTCTTTCCACCGCCACTCTGGGCCTCGCCAGCACCGTCCTCGCCCAGTGCGAACCCCAGACGCTCGAGCCACTCGGCATGCCCGAGGGCGGGAACTTCGGCCGGGTTTCCATGGACGATCAGTTCCTCTTTGTGGGCAATCCCGGCGAACCGACGCTCTGCCCTGATCCATTTGATTGCGCCACGGGTGCGCTGCACGTCTTCCAACTCGACGCCGACGGCTTGTGGCAACGCACGCAGCACATCGTGCCACCTGATATCACATTGGCCTCGGGGTTTGGCGGGTCGTTCAGCCGCGATGGCGACCGGCTGCTCGTGGGCGCGGGTGGGGCCATGGTGGATGGCGAGAAGTCGGGCAAGGCATACCTCTACGAGTACGACGGCCAGCAGTGGAACGAGGTGTACCAGTTCGTTCCACGCGAGCCCCGTTTTCTTCTGGGCTTCGGGGGTTCGGCGACGCTACGGGACGACGCCGCGCTGTTCTATCAGGCCGAGTCGCCCGGAAGCGTGCTGCTCTATGAAGAATCATCGGAGGGCTGGGTATTTGTTGATGAGGTGGTTTCGCCGCTGCCCGCGAGCGCTGGTTTTGGTGGTTCTATTGCTATGCATCAACAGTGGGTATTTATTGGTGCGAGTGTCGACGATACTGAAGTCGATCTCGGCGGGTCGGTGTTTGTCTACCGGCGCGTTCCCGGTGAGGGACTCGAGTTCGTCCAGCGAATCATTCCGCCGGACATTGCGAGCATGCCGAGATTCGGACCGGCCTTTGGTTCAACGATTCACCTCGATGGTGGCACGCTGGCCATCGCCGGTCGTGGCGCGGATCGTACGTACGAAAATCAGGGTGTCATTTACTTGTATGAATTGAGAGATGATCGGTGGCAACTCACTCAGGAACTGACGCATGAGCCGGCCGGCGAGAACCATACGCTGGGCATTCGCATGGACCTCGACGGCGACACGCTCATCGCGGGAACGGAGGAGGACGTGTGGCTGCAGACCGGCGCCGCGTACGTCTTCCGCCGCGGCCCCGACGGCGTGTGGTCGCAGGCGGCGCGCATCGACCCCGACGGCCGGCTCGGCCGCTTCGGCCTGGGCGTGGCCACCAACGGCAACCGCGCCGCCGTTAGCGCGCCCGACGCCTTCTTCGGCGGCTTCTCCGTCGGCCTCGTCCACGCCTACGACCTGGCGTGCTTCGATTGCGCCCCCGACCTCGACCTCGACGGCGCGCTGACCATTTACGACTTCCTGAGTTTCCTGAACCTCTTTGAAGACGGAGAAGCGGCCGCCGACTTCGACGGCGACGGCGAGCTGACGGTCTTCGACTTCCTGGCGTTCCAGGACGCGTTCCAAGCCGGCTGCCCCGAGTAG
- the priA gene encoding primosomal protein N', which translates to MPQSLFKDDRPPPAGPFLAVALERSIDGRTLTYAPPADSEEEAEALVGRACMAPLGRGGRGGAPTRGVIVAAGGPELLDGFDPHKVRQLLAVGDAKLPEGVLELGRWIAEYYACPLGMTLAAMLPAAVKKAVGRKKRTALKPTGNQIDAKLPPATRKALEGLADIDADAWPLEERELVGRLELKNASPIRRLVSLGLLEEVTLTDVVARTQDATPLALETGPAPTPTAEQKAVIDGVALEGFSTHLLFGVTGSGKTEVYLQLLERVLASGKSGIVLVPEIALTPQLSSRFIARFAPVLGERGVAVLHSGLSAGQRHRAWDAVSRGLARVVVGPRSALFAPLTNVGLIVVDEEHASDYKQDQAPRYHGRDAAIKRAQIEGCPVLLGSATPSLESWRNAQLGRSTLWRMPTRAPGSAGLPRVEVVDLAEERKASRERGQRMELLGPTLESALRDTLNDGGQAVMLLNRRGFARVVACPDAMCGWTLACDSCSAAMVFHRKGVLSRRGLVRCHHCLAEQMMPKSCPACGKKTILLGRGTQRLEDELAERMGLDDSEMARMDGDTMHRAVDYQGVLGRIADGSIRVLLGTQMIAKGLDFPNIRLVGVVDADTALGIADWRCQERTFQLVSQVAGRAGRGDKPGRVIVQTLSPDLPSIQAAAAHDYERFAADELAVRHQAHLPPFTRAAWIVARDRQYAKAEERAFEIAGLLAEAFEDKARIEGPAPAPLERAHDEYRVGLEVYAASAAILRDGLLKIRAQHGLVSDASVAIDVDPVSIW; encoded by the coding sequence GTGCCCCAGAGCCTCTTCAAGGACGACCGCCCACCGCCCGCCGGCCCCTTCCTGGCCGTCGCCCTCGAACGCTCCATCGACGGCAGGACGCTCACATATGCCCCCCCGGCCGACAGCGAGGAGGAGGCTGAGGCGTTGGTCGGGCGCGCGTGCATGGCGCCACTCGGCCGTGGGGGCAGGGGCGGCGCGCCCACGCGGGGAGTGATCGTCGCGGCCGGCGGCCCGGAACTGCTCGACGGCTTCGATCCCCACAAGGTCCGCCAGCTCCTGGCCGTCGGCGACGCGAAGCTCCCCGAGGGCGTGCTCGAGCTTGGCCGGTGGATAGCGGAGTACTACGCGTGCCCGCTGGGCATGACGCTGGCCGCCATGCTGCCCGCGGCGGTCAAGAAGGCGGTGGGGCGGAAGAAGCGGACGGCACTCAAGCCCACGGGCAACCAGATCGACGCCAAGCTCCCCCCCGCGACGAGGAAGGCGCTCGAGGGCCTGGCCGACATCGACGCCGACGCCTGGCCGCTCGAGGAGCGCGAGCTGGTCGGCCGCCTCGAACTAAAGAACGCCAGCCCCATCCGCCGCCTGGTGTCCCTCGGCCTGCTCGAAGAGGTGACGCTCACCGACGTCGTCGCGCGCACGCAGGACGCGACGCCGCTGGCCCTGGAAACCGGCCCGGCGCCCACGCCGACCGCCGAGCAGAAGGCCGTCATCGACGGGGTCGCATTGGAAGGCTTCAGCACCCACCTGCTCTTCGGCGTCACCGGCTCGGGCAAGACCGAGGTCTACCTCCAGTTACTCGAGCGCGTGCTGGCGTCGGGCAAGTCGGGCATCGTCCTCGTCCCCGAGATCGCCCTCACGCCCCAGCTCTCGTCCAGGTTCATCGCAAGGTTCGCCCCCGTGCTCGGCGAGCGCGGCGTGGCAGTCTTACATTCGGGCCTGAGCGCCGGCCAGCGCCACCGCGCGTGGGACGCGGTCTCGCGTGGGCTCGCCCGCGTGGTCGTCGGCCCGCGCTCGGCACTCTTCGCGCCGCTGACGAACGTGGGTCTGATCGTCGTCGACGAGGAGCACGCCAGCGACTACAAGCAGGACCAGGCCCCGCGCTACCACGGCCGCGACGCCGCCATCAAGCGGGCCCAGATCGAGGGCTGCCCGGTGCTGCTGGGTTCGGCAACACCAAGCCTCGAAAGCTGGCGCAACGCCCAGCTCGGCCGCTCCACCCTCTGGCGCATGCCCACCCGCGCCCCCGGTTCGGCGGGGTTGCCGCGGGTCGAGGTCGTCGACCTGGCCGAAGAGCGCAAGGCCAGCCGCGAGCGCGGCCAGCGCATGGAGCTGCTGGGCCCAACATTAGAAAGCGCCCTGCGCGACACGCTCAACGACGGCGGCCAGGCCGTCATGCTCCTTAACCGCCGCGGCTTCGCCCGCGTGGTCGCCTGCCCCGACGCCATGTGCGGCTGGACGCTCGCCTGCGACTCCTGCTCGGCCGCCATGGTCTTCCACCGCAAGGGCGTGCTCAGCAGGCGGGGACTCGTCCGCTGCCACCACTGCCTCGCCGAACAGATGATGCCCAAGAGCTGCCCCGCCTGCGGCAAGAAGACCATCCTGCTCGGCCGCGGCACGCAGCGGCTGGAAGACGAGCTCGCCGAGCGCATGGGCCTGGACGATTCCGAGATGGCCCGCATGGACGGCGACACGATGCACCGCGCCGTCGACTACCAGGGCGTGCTGGGCCGCATCGCCGACGGCTCGATCCGCGTGCTGCTGGGCACGCAGATGATCGCCAAGGGGCTCGATTTTCCTAATATTCGATTGGTCGGCGTGGTCGACGCCGACACCGCCCTGGGCATCGCCGATTGGCGCTGCCAGGAGCGGACCTTCCAACTCGTCAGCCAGGTCGCGGGAAGGGCGGGCCGGGGCGACAAGCCGGGAAGGGTCATCGTCCAGACACTCAGCCCCGATCTTCCCAGCATCCAGGCCGCCGCCGCCCACGACTACGAACGCTTCGCCGCCGACGAGCTCGCCGTGCGACACCAGGCCCACCTGCCGCCATTCACCCGCGCCGCCTGGATCGTCGCTCGCGACCGGCAGTACGCCAAGGCCGAAGAGCGAGCCTTCGAGATCGCCGGCCTGCTGGCCGAGGCTTTCGAGGACAAGGCAAGGATCGAGGGCCCCGCCCCGGCCCCATTGGAGCGCGCCCACGACGAGTACCGCGTGGGGCTGGAGGTCTACGCCGCCAGCGCCGCGATTTTGAGGGACGGCCTGCTGAAGATCCGCGCCCAGCACGGCCTGGTCAGTGACGCGAGCGTCGCCATCGACGTCGATCCGGTCAGCATCTGGTAG
- the carA gene encoding glutamine-hydrolyzing carbamoyl-phosphate synthase small subunit gives MSTAPAAAATPAARMPMPRARLALADGAVFVGGGFGALDGSVTKGEIVFNTAMAGYQESLTDPSYRGQILVQTFPLIGNTGANDIDMESPRIQAAGLVIRELAQRHSNYRSTKTLGQFLEEHGILGITGIDTRALTRRIRAGGAMGAAMTADDSISDTELVKLARGVGSMAGQNLAADVSPRSTMRVEPGHRLWRLRPIDPSGRTYKVVALDCGAKRAIYDQLLSRGCEVVAVPFDTPAKTLLEILDQEQADGLFISNGPGDPAAVEATIAALRAVLEQRQSLPTFGICLGNQLLALAAGAKTYKLKFGHRGANQPVFHSATGHVEITSQNHGFAVDADSLAAVGGEVTHTHLNDKTVAGFRLKGRPVFAVQHHPEASPGPHESDYLFDAFVDAMAGT, from the coding sequence ATGTCCACCGCCCCAGCCGCCGCTGCAACGCCCGCCGCCCGCATGCCGATGCCCAGGGCCCGCCTGGCCCTGGCCGACGGAGCCGTCTTCGTGGGCGGAGGATTCGGCGCGTTGGACGGGTCGGTGACCAAGGGCGAGATCGTCTTCAACACCGCCATGGCGGGCTACCAGGAATCGCTGACCGACCCGAGCTACCGCGGCCAGATCCTGGTGCAGACCTTTCCGCTCATCGGCAACACGGGGGCCAACGACATCGACATGGAGAGCCCCCGCATCCAGGCGGCCGGGCTCGTGATCCGAGAGTTGGCCCAGCGCCACAGCAACTACCGGTCGACCAAGACTCTCGGCCAGTTCCTCGAAGAGCACGGCATCCTGGGCATCACCGGCATCGATACACGGGCGCTGACCCGGCGCATCCGCGCGGGCGGGGCGATGGGCGCGGCCATGACGGCCGACGACTCCATCAGCGATACCGAACTGGTGAAGCTGGCTAGGGGCGTGGGGTCGATGGCCGGCCAGAACCTCGCCGCCGACGTCAGCCCGCGATCGACGATGCGTGTCGAGCCGGGCCATCGCCTGTGGCGGCTGCGGCCGATCGATCCGAGCGGCAGGACGTACAAGGTCGTGGCGCTGGATTGCGGGGCCAAGCGGGCCATCTACGACCAGTTGCTCAGCCGCGGCTGCGAAGTGGTAGCCGTTCCCTTCGACACTCCGGCGAAGACCTTGCTGGAGATCCTCGATCAGGAGCAGGCCGACGGATTGTTCATCAGCAATGGCCCGGGCGATCCCGCCGCGGTGGAAGCCACGATCGCCGCGTTGAGGGCTGTGCTCGAGCAGCGCCAGTCGCTGCCGACCTTCGGCATCTGCCTGGGCAATCAGCTCCTGGCCCTGGCGGCGGGCGCCAAGACGTACAAGCTCAAGTTCGGGCATCGAGGGGCCAACCAGCCGGTGTTCCACTCGGCCACGGGACACGTTGAGATCACCAGCCAGAATCACGGCTTCGCGGTGGACGCCGATAGCCTGGCGGCCGTGGGTGGCGAGGTGACGCATACGCACCTGAACGACAAGACCGTCGCGGGGTTCAGGCTGAAGGGGCGGCCGGTGTTCGCCGTGCAGCACCATCCCGAGGCAAGCCCGGGCCCGCACGAGAGCGATTACCTGTTCGATGCGTTCGTGGACGCGATGGCCGGCACGTAG
- a CDS encoding MgtC/SapB family protein, which produces MLETIFGPAMEAPDAWYQGPARLVLAMLFGAVAGVEREASGHFAGLRTYAMVSLGAAGFALISTNLFEYMLELAPDSAGHATRIISAIVGGIGFLGAGAIIQSGGKVHGLTTAAGLWAIAAAGAAAGLGLVTIALSIAVLCVLVLLANAADRAIRGAGENDKD; this is translated from the coding sequence ATGCTCGAAACGATCTTCGGACCGGCCATGGAGGCGCCCGATGCCTGGTATCAGGGGCCAGCCCGCCTCGTGCTCGCGATGCTGTTCGGCGCCGTGGCGGGCGTCGAGCGGGAGGCCAGCGGCCACTTTGCCGGGCTTCGAACCTACGCCATGGTCTCGCTGGGAGCCGCCGGCTTCGCGCTGATCTCCACCAACCTGTTCGAGTACATGCTCGAACTCGCCCCCGACTCGGCCGGCCACGCGACCCGCATCATCTCGGCCATCGTCGGAGGCATCGGCTTCCTCGGAGCCGGCGCCATCATCCAGTCGGGCGGCAAGGTCCACGGGCTGACCACCGCGGCGGGCCTCTGGGCCATCGCGGCCGCCGGGGCCGCCGCGGGCCTGGGGCTGGTGACCATCGCCCTCAGCATCGCCGTGCTGTGCGTGCTCGTGCTGCTCGCCAACGCGGCCGACAGGGCCATTCGTGGCGCGGGTGAAAACGATAAGGACTGA
- a CDS encoding M12 family metallo-peptidase: MSVLTVDRSALRAAFARDQAVTLSNIPMPDGSRLDLVVEPFRVFAPGARIIVADETGEREADFDPASVLHLHGRVAGVPGSHVFLSMADGSATGRIEMGASQPTFVISSEGGKPARGGVDMDEDEIAIFEAERTFAPQTVASMCDAPDGTPGPGPFEPGIARGTRRVKLAVDTDYELFRILGDQTKLFNYVSHLYATVSDLSMRDTGVRFDLIYLRIFTAPDDPYGSGAGFPILSSGEIGFDVAQLFSGSRTPSAGGAAYICGRASWVAHATGQFTDPTARSVFNQDLRITAHELGHNIGGPHPHDIGVDECDDGFARSRRGSLISYCAQTYSGRAALVDPHYHTAIRERIATCSPGYTLDCNQNYIDDVLDIAEGRSADANMNGVPDECEDCNGNGVLDTEDIAMGTSFDLNTNGIPDECEPDCNGNGVPDDLDLISTNSEDANGDGIPDECQADRDGNGRADWTDIFEDMSLDLDRDGILDATQDCDGDGVMDIDQLDHAHSLWAVSSAHDTIKEYHYRSGVLRGQAEGNYLVEPTDVLITADRRVLVADAGDGSVAEFDRTGGFVRDLVSPGAGGLVSPIAMVLAPDGSLLAADQELHAVLRYDAATGAFLGVFVESGAGGLVEPRAMAYKPGGNLFVTSGDSRVLEFDRNTGAFVRVFITIEPDPDPRTIREPRGILFLQRPGGLDVQCLVACEFWFYGGIFEFDVETGELIGEWSDGTFGGKLRSPWALRQGPDGNVYVSSSNLHERAERPPAATLGPQTAGLHLTQPHIFQYDAASGRLQSAYVQGYDSGLHHPKGFDFMPGPLDRNANAIPDACESVCAGDCDRSGAVDLLDFLCFQNAFAAGDARADCTGDGVLDLFDFLCFQRAFDAGCP; the protein is encoded by the coding sequence GTGAGCGTGCTCACCGTCGATCGCTCCGCCCTCCGGGCGGCGTTTGCCAGGGACCAGGCCGTGACGCTCAGCAATATTCCCATGCCCGACGGCTCTCGCCTCGATTTGGTCGTTGAGCCCTTCCGCGTGTTCGCCCCCGGTGCACGGATCATCGTCGCCGACGAAACCGGCGAGCGTGAAGCCGACTTCGATCCCGCGTCGGTGCTGCACTTGCACGGCCGCGTCGCTGGTGTGCCCGGTTCGCACGTCTTCCTGAGCATGGCCGACGGCTCGGCCACCGGTCGCATCGAGATGGGGGCCAGCCAGCCGACGTTCGTGATCAGCAGCGAGGGCGGCAAACCGGCCCGTGGCGGGGTCGACATGGACGAGGATGAGATCGCCATTTTCGAGGCCGAGCGGACCTTCGCGCCCCAGACGGTAGCCAGCATGTGCGACGCGCCCGATGGCACGCCCGGGCCCGGCCCCTTCGAGCCCGGTATTGCTCGTGGCACGCGGCGGGTAAAGCTGGCCGTCGACACCGACTACGAGCTATTCCGCATCCTCGGTGATCAGACCAAGCTGTTCAACTACGTCTCCCACCTGTACGCGACGGTGAGCGACCTGTCGATGCGCGACACCGGCGTGCGGTTCGACCTCATCTATCTGCGCATCTTCACGGCGCCCGACGATCCATACGGGTCCGGTGCCGGGTTCCCGATTCTTTCCAGCGGCGAAATCGGCTTCGACGTCGCCCAACTCTTCAGCGGTTCACGCACGCCCAGCGCCGGCGGGGCGGCCTACATCTGCGGCCGTGCGTCTTGGGTCGCCCACGCCACCGGCCAGTTCACCGACCCAACGGCTCGCAGCGTCTTCAACCAGGACCTGCGCATCACCGCCCACGAGCTGGGCCACAACATTGGTGGTCCCCACCCCCACGACATCGGCGTCGATGAGTGCGACGACGGGTTCGCCCGTTCCCGCCGGGGCTCGCTGATCAGCTACTGCGCGCAAACCTACAGCGGCCGGGCCGCCCTGGTCGACCCGCACTACCACACCGCCATCCGCGAACGCATCGCGACGTGCTCGCCCGGCTACACGCTCGACTGCAACCAGAACTACATCGACGACGTGCTCGACATCGCCGAGGGACGCAGCGCCGACGCCAACATGAACGGCGTTCCCGACGAGTGCGAGGACTGCAACGGTAACGGCGTGCTCGACACCGAAGACATCGCCATGGGCACGAGCTTCGACCTCAACACCAACGGTATTCCCGACGAGTGCGAGCCGGACTGCAACGGCAACGGCGTGCCCGATGACCTGGACCTGATCTCGACAAACAGCGAGGACGCCAACGGCGACGGCATCCCCGACGAGTGCCAGGCCGATCGCGACGGCAACGGCAGGGCCGACTGGACCGACATCTTCGAAGACATGAGCCTGGATCTGGACCGCGATGGCATCCTCGACGCGACGCAGGACTGCGACGGCGACGGGGTGATGGACATCGACCAACTCGACCACGCCCATAGCCTGTGGGCCGTCTCGTCCGCCCACGACACGATCAAGGAGTACCACTACCGCAGCGGCGTACTGCGGGGGCAGGCCGAGGGAAACTACCTCGTTGAGCCTACCGACGTGCTGATCACCGCCGACCGCCGCGTGCTGGTGGCCGACGCGGGCGACGGCAGCGTGGCCGAGTTCGACCGCACAGGCGGCTTCGTGCGGGATCTGGTCTCGCCGGGCGCGGGCGGGCTTGTCTCGCCCATCGCGATGGTGCTGGCCCCCGATGGCTCGTTGCTGGCGGCCGACCAGGAACTCCACGCCGTGCTGCGGTACGACGCCGCCACCGGTGCATTCCTGGGCGTATTCGTCGAGTCCGGTGCGGGCGGGCTGGTCGAGCCCCGTGCCATGGCATACAAGCCCGGCGGCAATCTCTTCGTAACCTCGGGCGATTCCCGCGTGCTGGAGTTCGACCGCAACACCGGCGCATTCGTGCGCGTGTTCATCACCATCGAGCCGGACCCCGATCCGCGGACGATCCGCGAGCCGCGGGGCATCCTGTTCCTGCAACGGCCCGGCGGGCTGGACGTGCAGTGCCTGGTGGCCTGCGAGTTCTGGTTCTACGGCGGCATCTTCGAGTTCGACGTCGAGACCGGTGAGCTGATCGGCGAGTGGAGCGACGGCACCTTTGGCGGCAAGCTGCGGAGCCCGTGGGCGCTCCGCCAGGGGCCCGATGGCAATGTGTACGTGAGCAGCTCGAATCTGCACGAACGCGCCGAGCGGCCGCCCGCGGCTACGCTGGGCCCGCAAACCGCCGGCCTGCACCTCACCCAGCCGCACATCTTCCAGTACGACGCCGCCAGCGGCCGCCTCCAGAGCGCCTACGTCCAGGGGTATGACTCGGGGCTACACCACCCCAAAGGCTTCGACTTCATGCCCGGACCGCTGGACCGCAACGCCAACGCCATCCCCGACGCCTGCGAGTCGGTGTGTGCCGGAGACTGCGACCGTTCGGGCGCCGTCGATCTGCTGGACTTCCTGTGCTTCCAGAACGCGTTCGCCGCCGGCGATGCGCGGGCCGACTGCACGGGCGACGGCGTGCTCGATCTCTTCGACTTCCTGTGCTTCCAGCGTGCGTTCGACGCCGGCTGCCCGTAA
- a CDS encoding Mur ligase family protein: protein MPSLEGKRVTVMGLGRFGGGLGVAKWLHAQGAHVLVTDMASAETLAQPLAELPDGVETRLGEHIASDFTTTDLVVASPAVSKPWNNPYLNAATNAGVPITTEIGLAVDRLPDRTRVVGVTGTAGKSTTSAMTARALEATNQRVHLGGNIGGSLLDADIQPNELVVLELSSFMLHWLGKRAWSPGTAVVTNIAPNHLDWHETFEHYEQSKRHIAAHQQSGDLLLSDRWPELTTATRVRPTTDLPTLTLPGTHNRANAAMALAAASATLHRHGIAHDRATLAGAIATFPGLPHRLQLVATHTGVSFYNDSKCTTPEAVALAVEALADRTPRTNIHLIAGGADKGVDLAPIADLSRSIGSLHTIGATGPRICELAGGKAAHHGTLEAAFEAAVGEASERHAVLLSPGCASWDQFTNYEQRGSQFADLVHRWIAARPERVHPAQAD, encoded by the coding sequence ATGCCGTCGCTGGAGGGCAAGCGCGTCACCGTCATGGGCCTGGGCCGCTTCGGCGGCGGGCTTGGCGTGGCGAAGTGGCTGCACGCCCAGGGCGCGCACGTCCTCGTCACCGACATGGCATCCGCCGAAACACTCGCGCAGCCGTTGGCCGAGTTGCCCGATGGTGTCGAAACCCGGCTGGGGGAGCACATTGCGTCTGACTTCACGACGACCGATCTGGTCGTCGCCAGCCCGGCCGTCTCGAAGCCCTGGAACAACCCATATCTGAACGCGGCGACCAACGCCGGCGTGCCCATCACCACCGAGATCGGCCTGGCCGTCGACCGCCTGCCCGACCGCACCCGCGTCGTCGGCGTCACCGGCACCGCCGGCAAGAGCACGACCAGCGCCATGACCGCGCGCGCCCTCGAGGCTACGAACCAGCGCGTCCACCTCGGCGGCAACATCGGCGGCTCACTGCTCGACGCCGACATTCAACCCAACGAACTCGTCGTCCTCGAACTCTCAAGCTTCATGCTCCACTGGCTCGGCAAGCGCGCCTGGTCGCCCGGCACCGCCGTCGTTACCAACATCGCGCCGAACCACCTCGACTGGCACGAGACCTTCGAGCACTACGAACAAAGCAAGCGCCACATCGCCGCCCACCAGCAATCGGGCGACCTGCTGCTGAGCGACCGCTGGCCCGAACTCACCACCGCCACCCGCGTGCGTCCGACCACGGACCTGCCAACCCTCACCCTCCCCGGCACCCACAACCGCGCCAACGCCGCCATGGCCCTCGCCGCCGCCAGCGCCACGCTTCATCGCCACGGCATCGCACACGACCGAGCCACGCTTGCCGGCGCCATCGCCACATTCCCAGGCCTTCCACACCGCCTGCAGCTCGTCGCCACCCACACCGGCGTCTCGTTCTACAACGACAGCAAGTGCACCACGCCCGAGGCCGTCGCCCTCGCCGTCGAGGCGCTCGCCGACCGCACGCCCCGCACGAACATCCACCTCATCGCCGGCGGGGCCGACAAGGGCGTGGATCTCGCGCCCATCGCCGATCTCTCGCGCAGCATCGGCTCGCTCCATACCATCGGAGCGACCGGCCCGCGCATCTGCGAGCTGGCCGGCGGGAAGGCGGCGCACCATGGCACACTTGAAGCGGCGTTCGAGGCGGCGGTGGGGGAGGCGAGCGAGCGCCACGCCGTCCTGCTCAGCCCCGGATGCGCCTCGTGGGACCAGTTCACCAACTACGAGCAACGCGGGTCGCAATTTGCTGATCTCGTGCATCGCTGGATCGCTGCTCGGCCTGAGCGCGTGCACCCCGCCCAAGCCGATTGA